The Anaerolineae bacterium nucleotide sequence CATCGTCAAACGTCACCGTCGGCTTGTCCCCCGTGAACATCCGCGCCCGGCTCTTCCCAAACGCAATGGCCTGATTGTTGCTCCCTTGGGCCTGCCGCAGCAGGAAGAAGAAAAGCGCGCCCACGAAGACCAGGGGCAACAAACTGCCCAGTAACGCTAGCCAGTTGCCCAACTGCCCTATCGGCTCTACCTGGAGATCGAGGCTTTTCAACTGCTCTGGTGATACGCCGAGTGCCAAGAGCGTTTTAGTCAGGCCAACTCCTGGCTCCTTGCGTGAGAGGACAGGCTGGACGCTGCCTCGCCGCTTAATGAGCAATTCATCCCCTCTGATTCGAATCGCCTCTACGTCGCCGCGCTTGATCCACTCGGCTACGGTGGTGAGCTCGACCGCCTGAGATTGATCTCCCTGAGGGAAGATGCTGAAAAACAACGCAGCAGCAGCCACCAGGATTAACAGGTATACAAAACCATTCTTCGTCCATCCCGTGCTCACTGCAGCCTCCGAAACCCGTGAGAGCTATTTTAAGCTTACCATCACCTTAAATTATACTCAACCGGACAAAACGCGCCACTTAGCCATTAGGGATTATGTCATGTACTGGTGCACCCTCTATTTATCTTAACCGATCTGGGGAGATTTCGTATGTGAGGAGGGATGCCAAGTCACCTGCCGGCTACTAAGGGCTACAGCAAGTCCACAGGGTCTACATCAACACGCCAAGCGAGCGAAAGGGGCAAGCCCCGGATCCACTCCACCGGATCCTCAGCACTAATAAGGAGCTGCCAACGATAGCGGCCCCGATGACGGGCGAAGAAACACGGTGCCGGCCCAATCAATCTGACGTCTTCACGATCTCCAATCCGCTGCCATAACCGTTGGGCCATTTGCATTGCGTTCGCCTCGGCGCGAGCCGCATCGCTGTCGACATAGATCAGGCGGGCCAGCCGGGCGAAAGGCGGATACCACTGCTCGCGGCGGAACCGCATCTCCTGACGATAGAAGCTCTCAAAGTCGTGCCGGCTAGCGGCCACGATCGCGTAATGGTCCGGCGTGTAAGTCTGCACAATGACGCGCCCTCCCAACGGGCTGCGGCCCGCGCGGCCAGCCACCTGCGAGAGCAAT carries:
- a CDS encoding cell division protein FtsH, with the protein product MSTGWTKNGFVYLLILVAAAALFFSIFPQGDQSQAVELTTVAEWIKRGDVEAIRIRGDELLIKRRGSVQPVLSRKEPGVGLTKTLLALGVSPEQLKSLDLQVEPIGQLGNWLALLGSLLPLVFVGALFFFLLRQAQGSNNQAIAFGKSRARMFTGDKPTVTFDD